A single Pseudomonas sp. DC1.2 DNA region contains:
- a CDS encoding ATP-dependent zinc protease, translating into MKSLLALLTLVALPVLAAEPTLYGRYEYIALPEIGGEVLKAKMDTGALTASLSAKDIETFTRDGEAWVRFRLGTKDASNKVYEHKVARISKIKSRADEGDEDKDVTEVAKRPVVDLELCLGNVKRTVEVNLTDRSSFNYPLLIGAKALREFGAAVNPARRFTADKPAC; encoded by the coding sequence GTGAAATCCCTCCTTGCACTGCTGACCCTTGTGGCCTTGCCGGTCCTGGCCGCCGAGCCGACCCTTTACGGGCGTTACGAATACATCGCGCTGCCGGAAATTGGCGGTGAAGTGCTCAAGGCCAAGATGGACACCGGTGCCCTGACCGCATCGCTGTCGGCCAAGGACATCGAGACGTTCACCCGTGATGGCGAAGCCTGGGTACGTTTCCGCCTGGGCACCAAGGACGCGAGCAACAAAGTCTACGAACACAAGGTTGCGCGGATTAGCAAAATCAAGAGCCGTGCTGACGAAGGTGATGAAGACAAGGACGTGACCGAGGTCGCGAAGCGCCCGGTAGTCGATCTGGAACTGTGCCTGGGCAACGTCAAGCGCACCGTGGAGGTCAACCTCACCGACCGCAGCAGCTTCAACTATCCGCTGTTGATCGGTGCCAAGGCGTTGCGTGAGTTCGGTGCGGCAGTGAACCCCGCGCGACGCTTCACCGCCGATAAGCCCGCCTGTTAA
- a CDS encoding DUF2780 domain-containing protein — protein MKISRGFALASLLTLSAGPVFAGFSLDDVTKAASSMQGGNAATAAAPTPQTAGLLGALTSQLNVTPQQAVGGTGAMLGLAKNQLSSTDYSQLAKSVPGLDKLSGGGELGALSGLLGSSGKSAGLDNALGNVKSTSDLNSAFGALGMDNGMVGQFAPVILKYLGDQGVGGSLLKNLGGIWGAGS, from the coding sequence ATGAAGATTTCACGCGGTTTTGCACTGGCTTCGCTGTTGACCCTGTCGGCAGGGCCAGTCTTCGCAGGCTTCAGCCTGGACGATGTGACCAAAGCGGCTTCGAGTATGCAGGGTGGCAACGCGGCCACTGCTGCTGCACCGACCCCGCAGACAGCGGGGCTGCTTGGCGCTCTGACCTCGCAATTGAATGTCACCCCGCAGCAAGCCGTCGGCGGTACGGGGGCCATGTTGGGGTTGGCGAAGAATCAACTGAGTTCCACCGATTACTCACAACTGGCCAAAAGCGTGCCGGGGCTCGACAAGCTGTCGGGTGGCGGTGAACTGGGCGCGCTCAGTGGCTTGCTCGGCTCGTCCGGCAAATCGGCGGGTCTGGATAACGCGCTGGGTAATGTGAAGAGCACCAGTGACCTGAACAGTGCGTTCGGCGCGCTGGGCATGGACAACGGCATGGTCGGACAGTTTGCCCCGGTGATTCTCAAGTACCTCGGTGACCAGGGCGTCGGCGGCTCGCTTCTGAAAAACCTCGGCGGGATCTGGGGCGCTGGCAGCTAG
- a CDS encoding sigma-70 family RNA polymerase sigma factor, giving the protein MNGTTARRELTSACNRHRTQPISSSIVRRTVISIADADQLRQLLAQCSLGNRRAFETLYRSVSPRLHGVALRCMGRPDLAEEVVQESFVRIWNNASRYESHLSAPLTWMINITRNQAIDQLRKQRDRPLTELEEQALEDESPSAHEQLSSAREARALNQCLESLEDMQRQSITVAYFQGLSCSELADHLAAPLGSVKSWIRRGMERLRRCLES; this is encoded by the coding sequence ATGAATGGAACAACTGCGCGCCGTGAACTAACCTCTGCCTGCAACCGGCACCGCACGCAGCCCATTTCATCCTCGATTGTTCGGAGAACCGTTATTTCCATCGCCGACGCCGATCAGCTCAGACAGCTTCTGGCCCAGTGTTCACTGGGTAATCGACGCGCCTTCGAAACGCTTTACCGCAGCGTCAGCCCTCGGCTGCATGGTGTGGCCTTGCGCTGCATGGGCCGACCCGACTTGGCGGAAGAGGTGGTTCAGGAAAGTTTCGTGCGCATCTGGAACAACGCTTCACGCTACGAATCGCACTTGTCGGCACCCCTGACCTGGATGATCAACATCACCCGCAACCAAGCCATCGACCAGTTGCGCAAACAGCGCGACCGGCCATTGACCGAGCTTGAAGAACAGGCGCTGGAGGATGAAAGTCCCTCGGCCCACGAACAATTAAGCAGCGCCCGCGAGGCCAGAGCCCTGAACCAGTGCCTGGAAAGCCTTGAGGACATGCAGCGTCAATCAATTACCGTGGCGTACTTTCAGGGGCTGTCGTGCTCTGAACTGGCCGACCATCTGGCCGCCCCTCTGGGTTCGGTAAAATCCTGGATACGTCGCGGCATGGAGCGCCTGCGCAGGTGCCTTGAATCATGA
- a CDS encoding acyltransferase — protein MRRLLTGCFVTLLLLLNTLVLFGPLMVFALLKWVSPGRLRDHASLAVMWIAQTWAEIDKLILRHCVPTQWDIRGGGELRRDTSYLVVSNHQSWVDIPALIQTLNRRTPFFKFFLKKELIWVPFLGLAWWALDYPFMKRYTQAFLARHPELAGQDLAITKAACQLYKRQPVTVVNYLEGTRFTAAKSARQASPFNHLLKPKAGGVAFVLAAMGEQLDAILDVTVVYPQTRIPGFWDLISGGVPRVIVDIQTRDLDPALWQGDYQNDPVFREKIQNWVNQLWIEKDQRIDALRAEHQACAD, from the coding sequence ATGCGCCGCCTGCTCACCGGCTGTTTCGTTACCCTGCTGCTATTACTCAACACCCTGGTCCTGTTCGGTCCGCTGATGGTGTTTGCCCTGCTCAAATGGGTCTCGCCCGGCCGCTTACGCGATCACGCATCGCTGGCCGTGATGTGGATCGCGCAGACCTGGGCCGAAATCGACAAGCTGATCTTGCGCCACTGCGTCCCCACGCAATGGGACATTCGCGGTGGCGGTGAACTGCGCCGTGACACCTCATACCTGGTCGTCAGCAACCACCAATCGTGGGTCGATATCCCGGCGCTGATCCAGACCCTGAATCGGCGCACGCCGTTCTTCAAGTTCTTCCTCAAGAAGGAGCTGATCTGGGTGCCATTCCTGGGCCTGGCCTGGTGGGCACTGGATTACCCGTTCATGAAGCGCTACACCCAAGCGTTTCTGGCCCGGCACCCGGAGCTTGCCGGCCAGGACCTGGCAATCACCAAAGCGGCGTGCCAGTTGTACAAACGCCAGCCAGTGACGGTGGTCAATTACTTGGAAGGCACGCGATTCACAGCAGCGAAAAGCGCCCGGCAAGCATCACCGTTCAACCACCTGCTCAAACCCAAGGCTGGCGGCGTGGCATTTGTGCTGGCGGCAATGGGCGAACAGCTGGATGCGATTCTGGATGTAACGGTGGTGTATCCGCAGACGCGTATTCCGGGGTTCTGGGACTTGATCAGCGGCGGCGTGCCGCGCGTGATCGTCGACATTCAGACCCGCGACCTGGACCCCGCGCTGTGGCAGGGCGATTACCAAAACGATCCGGTTTTTCGCGAAAAAATCCAGAACTGGGTTAACCAGCTCTGGATCGAAAAGGACCAGCGAATCGACGCATTGCGCGCCGAACACCAAGCCTGCGCAGACTAA
- a CDS encoding fasciclin domain-containing protein, which yields MKRTSIKTPLIASLLTLALAGGFALNTAQAADMSHDTVMVGGQSMLPSKDIIDNAVNSADHTTLVAAVKAAGLVDTLKGKGPFTVFAPVNSAFAALPAGTVDTLLKPENKATLTKILTYHVVAGKLDMMALTAKIKAGGGKAELTTVAGGKLWIMMNGPHNITLKDEKGGVADITTYDVYQSNGVIQVIDKVLMPK from the coding sequence ATGAAACGCACTTCGATCAAAACCCCGTTGATTGCCAGCCTGCTGACCCTGGCCCTTGCCGGTGGATTTGCCCTGAACACCGCACAAGCGGCCGACATGAGCCACGACACCGTGATGGTCGGCGGCCAAAGCATGCTGCCGAGCAAAGACATTATCGATAACGCCGTGAACTCCGCCGACCACACCACCCTGGTAGCCGCCGTGAAAGCCGCGGGCCTGGTCGACACCCTCAAAGGCAAAGGCCCGTTCACCGTGTTCGCTCCGGTCAACTCGGCCTTCGCCGCCCTGCCAGCCGGCACCGTCGATACCCTGCTCAAACCTGAGAACAAGGCGACGCTGACCAAGATCCTGACCTACCACGTCGTCGCCGGGAAACTCGACATGATGGCCCTGACCGCAAAGATCAAGGCCGGTGGCGGTAAAGCCGAGTTGACCACGGTCGCTGGCGGCAAACTCTGGATCATGATGAATGGCCCGCACAACATCACCCTTAAAGATGAGAAAGGTGGCGTCGCCGACATCACCACCTACGACGTGTACCAGTCCAACGGCGTGATTCAGGTCATCGACAAAGTGCTGATGCCTAAATGA